The sequence TCAGGTGGCGGTCGACGGTCCAGATGTGGACGGCGTTGCGCTGCGGCCGGCAGCGGACGCGCTCCCAGTCGGGCAGCAGCCGGGTGATCAGGCCCTCCGCCTCCAGTGCCTCCCAGACCTCGATGGTCGAGGGGCCGGAGCCGAGCAGCGTGATGAGTTGCTGACGGGCCTCGGCGGGCCACGGGGTGGGCAGCGGTCGGGCCGCGGCGGCCATGCGGCGGACCGCGTGCAGCGAGAGCGGCAGGCCCGCCTGGGCGGCAGCGGCGGCGGCGCGCAGCGGCAGCACGGGGTCGCGGTCGGGTCGGGCGGCGCGGGCGAGGACGACCTCGCCGTCCTGTTCGACGACACCCTCCGCCAGCGGGGAGCGTTCGGGGGCCGGTTTGCCACCGCCCAGCATGGCGCGCAGCCGCGGCCGCACGGCGCGCGAGCGCAGCACGCGCCCCACCTCGCGCCAGGTGACATCACTGGCGTACGAGACGACGCGGGCGGCCTCGTACACCTGGCGCAGCAGGGTGTCGGCGTCCAGGAGGCCGAGTTCCGCGGCGACCTGGTCCTGTTCCTGGAGGGCGAGGCGGTCGGTGGCGCGGCCGGTGGCGAGGTGCAAGGCGTCACGGACGTCGAGCAGGGTCTTGCGGGCCTCGGAGAGTCCCTCGCGCGGGGCGTCGGCGAGCCAGGAGGCGGCGACGGCGCGCAGGGCGGTGGCGTCGCGCAGTCCGCCGCGCGCCTCCTTGAGGTCGGGTTCGAGGAGGTACTGCAGTTCGCCCTGGCGCTCGGCGCGCTCGGCGCACAGTTCCTGGAGTTCGGGGAGACGTTTCGGCGCCTGGTTGCGCCAGTCGGCGAGGACGGCCGTGCGCAGTCCGGCGGTCAGGCCGAGGTCGCCCGCGATGTGGCGGGCGTCGAGGAGTCCGAGCTGCACCTTGAGGTCCTCGCCGGCCGTCTTGCGGGCCTCGGCGGGGGTGCGGACGGAGTGGTCGAGGTCGAGGCCGAGGTCCCAGATCGGATACCAGATGCGGTCGGCGAGGGAGGCCACCGCGCCCGGGTCGGCGCTGCCGTCGTGCAGGAGCAGCAGGTCGAGGTCGCTGCGCGGGGAGAGCTCGCCGCGGCCGTAGCCGCCGACGGCGACGAGCGAGATGCCGCGCAGTTTGTCGGCGCCCGCGTCGAAGAGACCGGTGAGCCAGTCGTCGGTCAGTTCGGCGAGGGCCGAACGGCGCGGCGGCCCGGACCGCGCCCCCTCCTGGAGGAGGCGCAGCCGGGCCGCCGCGTAGCCGCTGGGTCCCGAGTCCTCTGCTTCCGTACGCATGTCCGTACTCGTCACCCAGTGGCTCCTGTTCGTCTTCTGTCTACAGCGCGTCGGGTCCGCGCTCGCCGGTCCGGACCCGGACCGCCGTGTCGACCGGGACGGACCAGACCTTGCCGTCTCCGATCTTGCCGGTACGGGCCGCCTTCACGATGACGTCGAGCAGCTGCTCGGCGTCATCGTCCTCGACCAGTACCTCGATACGGATCTTGGGAACGAGGTCGACGGTGTACTCGGCACCGCGGTAGACCTCGGTGTGGCCCCGCTGACGACCGTAACCGCTCGCCTCGGTGACCGTGAGTCCGTGGACGCCGAAGGCCTGGAGGGCCTCCTTGATCTCGTCGAGCCGGTGGGGCTTGACGACGGCGGTGATGAGCTTCATGCGTCCACCTTCTTGCTCGCGGATTCGGCGACCGGGCCCGTGGCCGAGGTGCGTGCGGAGCCGCCGCCGGCGCCGCTGAAGTCGTATGCGGTCTCGGCGTGCTCGGCCTGGTCGATGCCCGCGACCTCGACGTCCTCGGGAACGCGCATCCCGATCGTCTTGTCGATCAGGAAGGCGAGGACCGCGGAGGCCACGAGGGAGTAGGCGAGGACACCGAAGACACCGGCGCACTGCTTCCAGAACTGGTCGAGGCCGCCGCCGTAGAAGAGGCCCGCGACGTCGGACTGGCCGCCGCCGGTGGCGAAGAAGCCGATCAGCAGGGATCCCGCGACACCGCCGACGAGGTGGACACCGACGACGTCGAGCGAGTCGTCGTAGCCGAACTTGTACTTGAGGCCGACAGCCATGGCGCAGAGCACACCGGCGATGACGCCCACCGCGATCGCGCCGAGCGGGGAGACCGCGCCGCCGGACGGGGTGATCGCGACCAGACCGGCGACCGCGCCGGAGGCGGCACCGAGGGTGGTGAACGCGCCGTGGCGGATCTTCTCGTAGGCGAGCCAGGCCAGCATGGCGGCGGCGGTGGCGACCTGCGTGTTGACGAACATCAGCGCGCCGACGCCGTCGTCGTTGCCGAGCCAGGAGCCGGCGTTGAACCCGAACCAGCCGAACCACAGCAGACCGGCGCCGAGCATCACCAGCGGGAGGCTGTGCGGGCGCATCGGGTCCTTCTTGAACCCGACGCGCTTGCCGATGACGAGGATGACACCGAGCGCGGCGGCGCCCGCGTTGATGTGGACCGCCGTACCGCCGGCGAAGTCGATGACGCCGAGCTCGAAGGCCCAGCCGCCGGTGCCCCAGACCCAGTGGGCGACCGGGAAGTACACGACCGTGGCCCACAGGGCGATGAACAGGGACCAGGCGGTGAACTTCACGCGGTCCGCGAGCGCGCCGCTTATCAGGGCGGGCGTGATGATCGCGAACATCAGCTGGAAGACGGCGAAGACGTAGATCGGGATGGTGTAACCGTCCCAGAGCTCCATCTTCCCGATGCCGCTGAGGCCCACGAAGTCGGAGGACCAGCCGACGATGCCGCCCGAGTCGGTACCGAAGGCGAGCGAGAAGCCGTAGAGCACCCACAGGATCGTGATGATCCCCATGCTGATGAAGCTCATCATCAACATGTTCAAGGTGCTCTTGACCCTGACCATGCCTCCGTAGAAGAAGGCGAGACCGGGAGTCATGATCAGCACCAGGGCGGAGCAGATGAGCATGAACCCGGTGTTGGCGGCAGACAGCGTGGGAGCGTCTGCGGCAAGCGTGATGGCTGGTGCCATCGGCGTCTCCTCGTCGTTGGTACGGCCCCGTGCGGGCGAAGCCATGAGCGGTTGTGAGGGGTGGGCCGGTTATGTGCCAGAGATTGGCGCAGCGCGGTTTCGACCGGCGCCCCTGCATGTTTCGCCCGGGTGACGAAGAGAACGTGCGTGTTACGCGTCGATGAACCGCCGGATTGTGGTGCCTCCGATCGTTATCGTGGCGCAACCTTCCCCGGCCTCGTCCGAAGTCGTGAACAGACACGGACCCGAGCCACCGATTGCGCAACCCCGACGGCGCTCAGCCGCCTCCGCGAGAGCGGCGCCGGTCCAGGCGCAAAGAGGGACCGGCCGCGGCCGTCCGTCCGATGACCTGGCATGGGGGAGCCGAGTCGGGCTGTTATGGACGGCGGTCGCGGCCGGCGTACTGGGGGTCAGACCGCCTCTGCGGTCTCGGGCAGGTCGATGGCGAGCTGGTCGGTCAGATCCACGACGGCGGCGAGGTCCCCGAAGTCGCGGACGGCCGTGTCGACGGTTTTTCGGATACGAGTGTTGACCCGCTCGGAGCGCACCTTCTTGGCGATCGCGAGGGCCTTGCGCACCAGGACCGTGCTCTGCTCGGGTTCCCGTCGGAGCAGGTGCACCGTGCCCATTCCGACGAGGTTGAGCGCGTATGAACGCTGGTGTTCGGTGTCCTTCTCGAAGAGGTCGACGGCCTTCTGCATGACGGGCTCGGCCAGCGACGCGTACGCGGGGCTGCGGCCCGCGACGTAGGCGAGGTCGCGGTAGGAGTGGGAGTTCTCGCCGTGCAGTTCGGCCTCGGAGAAGAAGCGGATCCAGTCGGGCTCGGGCTCGCCGAACTCCTCGGCGTCCTCGAAGGTGTCCTCGGCCATCCGCACGGCCCGCTTGCACTTTCCGGGCTGCCCCATGTTGGCGTAGGCGCGGGCCTCCATCGCATACAGCATGGACTGGGTGCGGGGGCTCGCGCAGTCCCGGCTGCCGTACTGGGCGAGGTGGATCAGCTCCAGCGCGTCGTCGGGCCGGCCCAGGTGGATCATCTGGCGGCTCATGCTGGAGAGGATGTACGAGCC is a genomic window of Streptomyces sp. NBC_00414 containing:
- a CDS encoding [protein-PII] uridylyltransferase produces the protein MTSTDMRTEAEDSGPSGYAAARLRLLQEGARSGPPRRSALAELTDDWLTGLFDAGADKLRGISLVAVGGYGRGELSPRSDLDLLLLHDGSADPGAVASLADRIWYPIWDLGLDLDHSVRTPAEARKTAGEDLKVQLGLLDARHIAGDLGLTAGLRTAVLADWRNQAPKRLPELQELCAERAERQGELQYLLEPDLKEARGGLRDATALRAVAASWLADAPREGLSEARKTLLDVRDALHLATGRATDRLALQEQDQVAAELGLLDADTLLRQVYEAARVVSYASDVTWREVGRVLRSRAVRPRLRAMLGGGKPAPERSPLAEGVVEQDGEVVLARAARPDRDPVLPLRAAAAAAQAGLPLSLHAVRRMAAAARPLPTPWPAEARQQLITLLGSGPSTIEVWEALEAEGLITRLLPDWERVRCRPQRNAVHIWTVDRHLIETAVRAAEFTRRVHRPDLLLVAALLHDIGKGWPGDHSVAGEIIARDVAARIGFDRTDVATLAALVRHHLLLVETATRRDLEDPATVRAVAEAVGSQGTLELLHALTEADALATGPAAWSSWRASLVADLVKRVSAVLAGDDPEEPEAAAPTAEQERLAIEAFRTGGPVLALRAQTEPPTEEPSEDRDPEPLGVELLIAVPDQKGVLPAVAGVLAMHRLTVRTAELRAFELPDGVSGSVLLLDWRVAAEYGSLPQAARLRADLVRALDGSLDITGRLAERDAAYPRRRGIVAPPARVSVAAAASRLATVIEVRAHDAPGLLHRIGRALENAQVRVRSAHVSTLGANAVDAFYVTGPDGSPLPGEQAASLARALEDTLRE
- a CDS encoding P-II family nitrogen regulator, with translation MKLITAVVKPHRLDEIKEALQAFGVHGLTVTEASGYGRQRGHTEVYRGAEYTVDLVPKIRIEVLVEDDDAEQLLDVIVKAARTGKIGDGKVWSVPVDTAVRVRTGERGPDAL
- a CDS encoding ammonium transporter, whose protein sequence is MAPAITLAADAPTLSAANTGFMLICSALVLIMTPGLAFFYGGMVRVKSTLNMLMMSFISMGIITILWVLYGFSLAFGTDSGGIVGWSSDFVGLSGIGKMELWDGYTIPIYVFAVFQLMFAIITPALISGALADRVKFTAWSLFIALWATVVYFPVAHWVWGTGGWAFELGVIDFAGGTAVHINAGAAALGVILVIGKRVGFKKDPMRPHSLPLVMLGAGLLWFGWFGFNAGSWLGNDDGVGALMFVNTQVATAAAMLAWLAYEKIRHGAFTTLGAASGAVAGLVAITPSGGAVSPLGAIAVGVIAGVLCAMAVGLKYKFGYDDSLDVVGVHLVGGVAGSLLIGFFATGGGQSDVAGLFYGGGLDQFWKQCAGVFGVLAYSLVASAVLAFLIDKTIGMRVPEDVEVAGIDQAEHAETAYDFSGAGGGSARTSATGPVAESASKKVDA